A portion of the Echeneis naucrates chromosome 5, fEcheNa1.1, whole genome shotgun sequence genome contains these proteins:
- the LOC115043480 gene encoding poly(rC)-binding protein 2 isoform X4: MDSGVIEGGLNVTLTIRLLMHGKEVGSIIGKKGESVKKMREESGARINISEGNCPERIITLAGPTTAIFKAFSMIIEKLEEDISSSMTNSTATSKPPVTLRIVVPASQCGSLIGKGGCKIKEIRESTGAQVQVAGDMLPNSTERAITIAGTPQSIIECVKQICVVMLESPPKGVTIPYRPKPSGSPVIFAGGQLTKLHQLAMQQSPFPIAPSNQGFTGIDASAQTSSHEMTIPNDLIGCIIGRQGAKINEIRQMSGAQIKIANPVDGSTDRQVTITGSPASISLAEYLINARLSSEATGLAAN; the protein is encoded by the exons ATGGACTCCGGTGTGATTGAAGGAGGGCTCAATGTCACTCTTACCATTAGGCTACTCATGCATGGCAAG gaggtTGGAAGTATTATCGGAAAG AAAGGTGAATCTGTGAAAAAGATGAGAGAAGAG AGTGGCGCTCGCATCAACATCTCTGAGGGCAATTGTCCTGAGAGGATCATCACATTGGCAGGTCCAACCACTGCCATCTTTAAAGCATTCTCCATGATTATTGAAAAACTGGAAGAG GACATAAGCAGCTCAATGACAAACAGCACAGCTACCAGCAAGCCCCCAGTGACCCTGCGCATTGTGGTGCCTGCCAGCCAGTGTGGATCCCTCATCGGGAAAGGTGGCTGCAAAATCAAGGAAATCCGAGAG TCAACTGGTGCTCAGGTACAAGTGGCAGGAGACATGCTCCCCAACTCAACGGAGCGAGCCATAACCATTGCAGGCACTCCCCAGTCGATAATTGAATGTGTGAAGCAGATCTGTGTGGTCATGCTTGAG TCTCCCCCTAAGGGGGTCACTATCCCCTACCGACCCAAGCCTTCAGGATCGCCCGTCATCTTTGCAGGCGGACAG CTCACCAAGCTTCACCAACTGGCTATGCAGCAGAGCCCCTTTCCCATCGCACCAAGCAACCAGGGATTCACTG ggaTAGATGCTTCTGCTCAGACCAGTTCTCATGAGATGACCATTCCAAATGAT CTTATTGGGTGCATCATCGGCCGCCAGGGAGCCAAGATCAACGAGATCAGGCAAATGTCAGGCGCCCAGATCAAGATTGCAAATCCAGTGGACGGATCTACTGACCGCCAGGTCACCATCACAGGCTCCCCTGCTAGTATCAGTCTGGCAGAGTACCTCATCAATGCCAG GCTTTCCTCTGAGGCCACAGGACTGGCAGCCAACTGA
- the LOC115044037 gene encoding anti-Muellerian hormone type-2 receptor — translation MSLQWWRMILAVECICMCISKPSLLQKRLCVFQLNRTTNTQQNSKYKTAGNVSGSVQACENTHCCLGYFLIIHGRPEVDLLACDVAEKSCPDSTCKAQSRFNSHAVKCVCNADLCNSNITWTPQTAEEPPPTYSYFVDEFMKIGFIILTATLFGLCVMITAAKRRGLFSNKKKNQQVCLPDYSVSTPCSSEIDVNDIELQWIVARGYFATVWQGKYRGSMVAVKVFPAGWKNKFIAEKEVYELPLMKHAGILHFLGTGRKPDGSGWLIVLQVAEYGSLHSYLDKHTTNWMLSLKLCQSLAQGLSYLHSDLHFNDVHKPPVAHRDLSSSNVLVKADGTCVLCDFGCSTILSSFSGHQSWQSNTTEMVGLGTLRYLSPEFLEGSVDPGSSRCLLQGDIYALGLLLWEIWMRCTDLFEGSAVPLHLLPYESELGGNVTLETLISHVVNMDRRPSIPKHWGLLSQGAVLQELLTDCWDCDPDARLTAQCVANRLDSLQSVFSL, via the exons ATGAGCCTGCAGTGGTGGCGGATGATTTTGGCTGTCG AATGCATCTGTATGTGCATCTCCAAACCGTCTTTACTCCAGAAGAGATTATGTGTATTCCAGCTGAACAgaacaacaaatacacaacaaaacagcaagtaCAAGACTGCTGGCAATGTGAGTGGGTCGGTACAGGCCTGTGAGAACACCCATTGTTGTCTGGGATATTTTCTGATCATCCATGGCCGCCCAGAAGTTGACCTTCTTG CCTGTGATGTGGCTGAGAAGTCTTGCCCAGATTCAACCTGCAAGGCACAATCGCGTTTTAACAGTCACGCCGTTAAATGTGTATGCAACGCAGACCTCTGCAACAGCAACATCACTTGGACCccacaaacagcagaagagCCTCCCCCAACCTACTCTTATTTTGTAg ATGAATTCATGAAAATTGGCTTCATAATTCTGACAGCAACTTTGTTTGGCCTGTGCGTCATGATCACTGCTGCCAAACGGAGAGGCCTCTTCAGTAACAAAA aAAAGAATCAGCAAGTATGCTTGCCTGATTACAGCGTCTCAACGCCGTGTTCCTCTGAAATTGATGTAAATGACATTGAACTACAGTGG ATTGTTGCCCGTGGGTATTTTGCAACCGTCTGGCAGGGGAAATATCGAGGATCCATGGTGGCTGTGAAGGTTTTTCCTGCaggttggaaaaataaatttattGCAGAGAAGGAGGTTTATGAGCTGCCCCTGATGAAGCATGCTGGGATTCTCCACTTCCTGGGCACTGGAAGGAAACCCGATGGTAGTGGTTGGCTCATTGTTCTGCAGGTTGCTGAATAC GGTTCTCTCCATTCCTACCTGGATAAACACACCACCAACTGGATGCTCTCACTGAAGCTGTGCCAGTCTTTAGCTCAGGGACTTTCCTATCTCCACTCTGACCTTCACTTCAATG ATGTGCATAAACCTCCCGTGGCCCACAGAGACCTCAGCAGCTCCAATGTGCTTGTGAAAGCCGATGGTACCTGCGTACTGTGCGATTTTGGATGCTCCACCATCCTGAGTAGTTTCTCAGGCCATCAGAGCTGGCAGAGTAACACGACAGAAATGGTGGGG TTGGGGACACTGCGCTACTTGTCCCCTGAGTTCCTGGAAGGCTCTGTAGACccaggcagcagcaggtgtcTCTTGCAGGGGGACATTTATGCTTTGGGACTGCTGCTGTGGGAGATCTGGATGCGCTGCACAGATTTGTTTGAAG GCAGTGCAGTTCCACTACATCTGTTGCCTTATGAATCTGAGCTGGGGGGTAACGTAACACTGGAGACCCTCATCAGCCACGTGGTGAACATGGACAGGAGACCCTCCATACCTAAACACTGGGGGCTTCTCTCACAG GGAGCCGTGCTGCAGGAGCTCCTAACAGATTGTTGGGATTGTGACCCAGATGCCCGGCTGACAGCTCAGTGTGTTGCAAACAGATTAGACTcccttcagtctgttttttctctgtag
- the LOC115044036 gene encoding cell division cycle-associated protein 7-like: MVPLRPEQSGRECSGNASRALAEVFAEDSESDKTFEGFSDSDLQSSDHEDEVQPDLSTRRQKATSKAPAGAPPFRLRVALSSAPSTCLSTDDDDDDDEEDEAGDRGRRREKKAGKRGQRHVGAEDEHTAAARPSPSDAPEDAPDCFLAKREQNIKANKAMLAQLIADLQNMPGGAGLLKKQAGKQKTKERGSRPPRSGAAGGKSHRNPERVSRRLTRSMGSTEDPPAIKEEELELSLEDELLQVRRAPQRRGAPRPHQAKPHFIRPVEDITEDELQLVAHNMTDKVYDRNTGSTCHQCRQKTVDTKTCCRNEDCRGIQGQFCGPCLRNRYGEDVKKALLDPEWKCPPCRGICNCSFCRQREGRCPTGILFPLAQYHGFSDVHSYLSSLRNKLKHDDGDEM; this comes from the exons ATGGTCCCTCTGAGACCAGAGCAGTCAGGCAGGGAGTGTTCTGGGAAT GCTTCACGGGCTTTAGCTGAGGTCTTTGCGGAGGACTCTGAAAGTGACAAAACATTTGAGGGCTTCTCGGACTCTGATCTC CAGAGTTCAGATCATGAGGATGAAGTCCAGCCTGATCTTTCCACCAGGAGGCAGAAAGCCACATCTAAAGCTCCTGCTGGTGCTCCGCCCTTCAGGCTGAGGGTGGCTCTCAGCTCCGCTCCCTCCACCTGCCTGtccactgatgatgatgatgatgatgatgaggaggatgaggcaGGAGatagaggaaggagaagagagaagaaagcagGAAAGCGCGGTCAGAGGCATGTTGGAGCTGAGGATGAACACACAGCAGCGGCACGTCCATCTCCCTCTGATGCACCTGAAGATGCGCCTGATTGTTTCCTGGCCAAGAGGGAGCAGAACATCAAGGCCAATAAAGCAATG TTGGCTCAGCTGATAGCAGACCTGCAGAATATGCCAGGAGGTGCAGGGTTACTGAAAAAACAAGCTggcaaacagaagacaaaagagagaggcTCT CGCCCACCGCGTTCGggtgcagcaggaggaaagtCCCACAGGAACCCGGAGCGGGTGTCCCGCAGACTGACCCGCTCGATGGGGAGCACTGAGGATCCTCCAGCCATCAAGGAAGAGGAACTTGAGCTCAGCTTAGAGGACGAGCTGCTGCAG GTACGCAGAGCCCCACAGCGCCGTGGCGCCCCTCGGCCTCATCAGGCCAAACCTCATTTTATTCGTCCTGTGGAAGACATCACAGAGGACGAGCTCCAGCTGGTCGCGCACAACATGACTGATAAAGTTtatgacagaaacaca GGCTCCACATGTCATCAGTGCCGTCAGAAAACGGTGGACACGAAGACGTGCTGCCGCAATGAAGACTGTCGTGGGATTCAGGGTCAGTTCTGTGGGCCGTGTCTGAGGAACAGATACGGAGAAGACGTAAAGAAGGCGCTGCTGGATCCG gagtgGAAGTGTCCTCCCTGTCGTGGTATTTGTAACTGCAGCTTCTGCCGGCAGCGTGAGGGCCGCTGCCCAACTGGTATCCTGTTTCCCTTGGCTCAGTACCACGGCTTCTCTGATGTCCACTCTTACCTCAGCAG CCTCCGTAATAAGCTGAAGCACGACGATGGTGATGAGATGTGA
- the LOC115043480 gene encoding poly(rC)-binding protein 2 isoform X3, with protein MDSGVIEGGLNVTLTIRLLMHGKEVGSIIGKKGESVKKMREESGARINISEGNCPERIITLAGPTTAIFKAFSMIIEKLEEDISSSMTNSTATSKPPVTLRIVVPASQCGSLIGKGGCKIKEIRESTGAQVQVAGDMLPNSTERAITIAGTPQSIIECVKQICVVMLESPPKGVTIPYRPKPSGSPVIFAGGQSSSAAISPQLTKLHQLAMQQSPFPIAPSNQGFTGIDASAQTSSHEMTIPNDLIGCIIGRQGAKINEIRQMSGAQIKIANPVDGSTDRQVTITGSPASISLAEYLINARLSSEATGLAAN; from the exons ATGGACTCCGGTGTGATTGAAGGAGGGCTCAATGTCACTCTTACCATTAGGCTACTCATGCATGGCAAG gaggtTGGAAGTATTATCGGAAAG AAAGGTGAATCTGTGAAAAAGATGAGAGAAGAG AGTGGCGCTCGCATCAACATCTCTGAGGGCAATTGTCCTGAGAGGATCATCACATTGGCAGGTCCAACCACTGCCATCTTTAAAGCATTCTCCATGATTATTGAAAAACTGGAAGAG GACATAAGCAGCTCAATGACAAACAGCACAGCTACCAGCAAGCCCCCAGTGACCCTGCGCATTGTGGTGCCTGCCAGCCAGTGTGGATCCCTCATCGGGAAAGGTGGCTGCAAAATCAAGGAAATCCGAGAG TCAACTGGTGCTCAGGTACAAGTGGCAGGAGACATGCTCCCCAACTCAACGGAGCGAGCCATAACCATTGCAGGCACTCCCCAGTCGATAATTGAATGTGTGAAGCAGATCTGTGTGGTCATGCTTGAG TCTCCCCCTAAGGGGGTCACTATCCCCTACCGACCCAAGCCTTCAGGATCGCCCGTCATCTTTGCAGGCGGACAG tCTTCCTCTGCTGCTATCTCTCCACAGCTCACCAAGCTTCACCAACTGGCTATGCAGCAGAGCCCCTTTCCCATCGCACCAAGCAACCAGGGATTCACTG ggaTAGATGCTTCTGCTCAGACCAGTTCTCATGAGATGACCATTCCAAATGAT CTTATTGGGTGCATCATCGGCCGCCAGGGAGCCAAGATCAACGAGATCAGGCAAATGTCAGGCGCCCAGATCAAGATTGCAAATCCAGTGGACGGATCTACTGACCGCCAGGTCACCATCACAGGCTCCCCTGCTAGTATCAGTCTGGCAGAGTACCTCATCAATGCCAG GCTTTCCTCTGAGGCCACAGGACTGGCAGCCAACTGA
- the prr13 gene encoding proline-rich protein 13: MWPNQGPPPPMGPPNPAYPPGYNPACPPATPPNPAYPHGQYPAAMNPAMVPNVPPGVMPYGAPGAHPYPMAPGGYPAVPPAGVHPGPYPHSPKGGHHKGHKGHHGGMNPMAGALAGGMAGMGVGLVGHKAHKKMKKMKKGHKAHKHGHHKHGKSSSSSSSSSSSSSSDSD; the protein is encoded by the exons ATGTGGCCAAATCAAG GACCTCCCCCTCCAATGGGTCCACCAAATCCTGCCTACCCTCCAGGATACAACCCTGCATGTCCTCCTGCAACTCCTCCAAATCCAGCGTACCCACATGGCCAGTACCCAGCTGCTATGAACCCAGCTATGGTGCCAAATGTACCTCCAGGGGTGATGCCTTATGGGGCTCCGGGAGCTCATCCTTATCCCATGGCTCCAGGTGGATATCCAGCGGTCCCTCCTGCAGGTGTTCACCCAGGACCATATCCCCACTCTCCAAAAGGGGGCCATCATAAAGGCCATAAAGGTCACCATGGAGGGATGAATCCCATGGCTGGAGCTTTGGCTGGAGGAATGGCAGGAATGGGAGTGGGATTGGTTGGACACAAAGCCcacaaaaagatgaagaagatgaagaaaggaCATAAGGCGCACAAGCATGGACACCACAAACATGGCAAG tcctccagcagcagcagcagcagcagcagcagcagtagcagtgaCTCAGATTGA
- the LOC115043948 gene encoding galectin-3-like has protein sequence MWPHQGPPHPMGPPNHAYPPGYNTTLPAVPPPGVYPQPPHPVYPHGHYPAAMNPAMVPNVRPVGMPCGPPAPYAYPMAPGGYPGVPPTGYYPGPNPHYSKGSYPQCHYKGYPYGGMNPMAGGLVGGLTAMVMGAAGHKAHKKMRKRMKKAHKWQNYGHCRKFSSSSSSSDSD, from the exons atgtgGCCTCACCAAG GACCTCCCCATCCAATGGGTCCACCAAACCATGCCTACCCTCCAGGATACAACACTACACTTCCTGCTGTGCCCCCTCCAGGAGTCTACCCTCAGCCTCCACATCCAGTGTACCCACATGGCCACTACCCAGCTGCCATGAACCCAGCTATGGTGCCAAATGTCCGCCCAGTGGGGATGCCCTGTGGACCTCCAGCTCCTTATGCTTATCCAATGGCTCCAGGTGGATATCCAGGGGTTCCACCTACAGGATATTACCCGGGACCCAACCCGCACTATTCAAAAGGGAGCTACCCTCAATGCCACTACAAGGGTTATCCTTATGGAGGGATGAATCCAATGGCTGGAGGATTAGTAGGAGGATTGACAGCAATGGTTATGGGAGCAGCTGGACACAAAGCTCAcaaaaaaatgaggaagaggatgaagaaagcACATAAGTGGCAGAATTATGGGCACTGCAGAAAG ttctccagcagcagcagtagcagtgaCTCAGATTGA
- the LOC115043480 gene encoding poly(rC)-binding protein 2 isoform X2 translates to MDSGVIEGGLNVTLTIRLLMHGKEVGSIIGKKGESVKKMREESGARINISEGNCPERIITLAGPTTAIFKAFSMIIEKLEEDISSSMTNSTATSKPPVTLRIVVPASQCGSLIGKGGCKIKEIRESTGAQVQVAGDMLPNSTERAITIAGTPQSIIECVKQICVVMLESPPKGVTIPYRPKPSGSPVIFAGGQAYAVQGQHAIPQPDLTKLHQLAMQQSPFPIAPSNQGFTGIDASAQTSSHEMTIPNDLIGCIIGRQGAKINEIRQMSGAQIKIANPVDGSTDRQVTITGSPASISLAEYLINARLSSEATGLAAN, encoded by the exons ATGGACTCCGGTGTGATTGAAGGAGGGCTCAATGTCACTCTTACCATTAGGCTACTCATGCATGGCAAG gaggtTGGAAGTATTATCGGAAAG AAAGGTGAATCTGTGAAAAAGATGAGAGAAGAG AGTGGCGCTCGCATCAACATCTCTGAGGGCAATTGTCCTGAGAGGATCATCACATTGGCAGGTCCAACCACTGCCATCTTTAAAGCATTCTCCATGATTATTGAAAAACTGGAAGAG GACATAAGCAGCTCAATGACAAACAGCACAGCTACCAGCAAGCCCCCAGTGACCCTGCGCATTGTGGTGCCTGCCAGCCAGTGTGGATCCCTCATCGGGAAAGGTGGCTGCAAAATCAAGGAAATCCGAGAG TCAACTGGTGCTCAGGTACAAGTGGCAGGAGACATGCTCCCCAACTCAACGGAGCGAGCCATAACCATTGCAGGCACTCCCCAGTCGATAATTGAATGTGTGAAGCAGATCTGTGTGGTCATGCTTGAG TCTCCCCCTAAGGGGGTCACTATCCCCTACCGACCCAAGCCTTCAGGATCGCCCGTCATCTTTGCAGGCGGACAG GCATATGCCGTACAAGGACAGCACGCGATTCCACAGCCAGAT CTCACCAAGCTTCACCAACTGGCTATGCAGCAGAGCCCCTTTCCCATCGCACCAAGCAACCAGGGATTCACTG ggaTAGATGCTTCTGCTCAGACCAGTTCTCATGAGATGACCATTCCAAATGAT CTTATTGGGTGCATCATCGGCCGCCAGGGAGCCAAGATCAACGAGATCAGGCAAATGTCAGGCGCCCAGATCAAGATTGCAAATCCAGTGGACGGATCTACTGACCGCCAGGTCACCATCACAGGCTCCCCTGCTAGTATCAGTCTGGCAGAGTACCTCATCAATGCCAG GCTTTCCTCTGAGGCCACAGGACTGGCAGCCAACTGA
- the LOC115043480 gene encoding poly(rC)-binding protein 2 isoform X1, producing MDSGVIEGGLNVTLTIRLLMHGKEVGSIIGKKGESVKKMREESGARINISEGNCPERIITLAGPTTAIFKAFSMIIEKLEEDISSSMTNSTATSKPPVTLRIVVPASQCGSLIGKGGCKIKEIRESTGAQVQVAGDMLPNSTERAITIAGTPQSIIECVKQICVVMLESPPKGVTIPYRPKPSGSPVIFAGGQAYAVQGQHAIPQPDSSSAAISPQLTKLHQLAMQQSPFPIAPSNQGFTGIDASAQTSSHEMTIPNDLIGCIIGRQGAKINEIRQMSGAQIKIANPVDGSTDRQVTITGSPASISLAEYLINARLSSEATGLAAN from the exons ATGGACTCCGGTGTGATTGAAGGAGGGCTCAATGTCACTCTTACCATTAGGCTACTCATGCATGGCAAG gaggtTGGAAGTATTATCGGAAAG AAAGGTGAATCTGTGAAAAAGATGAGAGAAGAG AGTGGCGCTCGCATCAACATCTCTGAGGGCAATTGTCCTGAGAGGATCATCACATTGGCAGGTCCAACCACTGCCATCTTTAAAGCATTCTCCATGATTATTGAAAAACTGGAAGAG GACATAAGCAGCTCAATGACAAACAGCACAGCTACCAGCAAGCCCCCAGTGACCCTGCGCATTGTGGTGCCTGCCAGCCAGTGTGGATCCCTCATCGGGAAAGGTGGCTGCAAAATCAAGGAAATCCGAGAG TCAACTGGTGCTCAGGTACAAGTGGCAGGAGACATGCTCCCCAACTCAACGGAGCGAGCCATAACCATTGCAGGCACTCCCCAGTCGATAATTGAATGTGTGAAGCAGATCTGTGTGGTCATGCTTGAG TCTCCCCCTAAGGGGGTCACTATCCCCTACCGACCCAAGCCTTCAGGATCGCCCGTCATCTTTGCAGGCGGACAG GCATATGCCGTACAAGGACAGCACGCGATTCCACAGCCAGAT tCTTCCTCTGCTGCTATCTCTCCACAGCTCACCAAGCTTCACCAACTGGCTATGCAGCAGAGCCCCTTTCCCATCGCACCAAGCAACCAGGGATTCACTG ggaTAGATGCTTCTGCTCAGACCAGTTCTCATGAGATGACCATTCCAAATGAT CTTATTGGGTGCATCATCGGCCGCCAGGGAGCCAAGATCAACGAGATCAGGCAAATGTCAGGCGCCCAGATCAAGATTGCAAATCCAGTGGACGGATCTACTGACCGCCAGGTCACCATCACAGGCTCCCCTGCTAGTATCAGTCTGGCAGAGTACCTCATCAATGCCAG GCTTTCCTCTGAGGCCACAGGACTGGCAGCCAACTGA